In the genome of Raphanus sativus cultivar WK10039 chromosome 4, ASM80110v3, whole genome shotgun sequence, one region contains:
- the LOC130510798 gene encoding very-long-chain aldehyde decarbonylase CER3-like → MVTLSAWPWGNYGNLKYLLYFPLAAQVAYSLAYEEDYSRSFWCLNILIICGLKGLVHVLWSVYNNMLWVTRSLRINLKGVDYKQIDHEWHWDNYILLQAIIASMICYISPPLMVINSTIPLDIPLWNTKGLIVLIVLHVTFSEPLYYFLHRSVHRNNYLFTHYHSFHHSSTVPNPMTAGNATLLESLILCVVAGVPLIGSCLLGVGSLSLIYVYAIMFDFLRCLGHCNVEIFSHKLFETLPMLRYLIYTPTYHSLHHEGMDTNFCLFMPIFDVLGNTLNPNSWELQKKIRLAAGEQKRVPEFVFLAHGVDVMSAMHAPFVFRSFASMPYTTRLFLLPMWPWTFMVTLGMWLWSKPFIYSFYTLRNNLCQFWAVPRLGFHYFLPFAKQGINNHIEAAILRADKLGVKVISLAALNKNEALNGGGTLFVNKHPDLRVRVVHGNTLTAAVILNEISKDVKEVFLTGATSKLGRAIALYLCRQGVRVLMLTLSTERFQKIQKEAPDEFQNYLVQVTKYNAAQHCKTWIVGKWLTPREQSWAPAGTHFHQFVVPPILKFRRNCTYGDLAAMRLPKDVQGVGTCEYTMERGVVHACHAGGLVHMLEGWEHHEVGAIDVDRIDIVWEAAMRQGLSSVSSLSD, encoded by the exons ATGGTTACTTTATCAGCTTGGCCTTGGGGAAACTACGGCAATCTaaag TATCTTTTGTACTTTCCATTAGCTGCTCAAGTAGCATACTCGTTAGCATACGAAGAAGATTACTCGAGGTCTTTTTGGTGTCTCAATATCCTCATCATCTGTGGACTCAAAGGACTCGTTCATGTCCTTTGGAGCGTTTACAACAACATGCTTTGGGTGACTCGCTCTCTAAGGATTAACCTTAAAGGTGTTGACTACAAACAGATTGATCATGAATGGCACTG GGACAATTACATACTTCTGCAAGCAATAATAGCTAGCATGATCTGTTACATATCTCCTCCACTGATGGTGATTAACAGTACTATCCCTCTGGACATCCCTCTGTGGAACACGAAAGGACTCATCGTGTTGATTGTACTACACGTCACCTTCTCAGAGCCTTTATACTACTTTCTTCATAGATCTGTTCATCGTAACAACTACCTCTTCACGCATTACCACTCTTTCCATCACTCATCAACTGTTCCAAATCCCATGACGG CTGGAAATGCGACGTTATTGGAAAGTCTTATCCTCTGTGTAGTAGCTGGAGTTCCTTTGATTGGGTCTTGCTTGTTAGGTGTTGGATCATTAAGCTTGATCTACGTATACGCTATCATGTTTGACTTCCTAAGATGTTTAGGACATTGTAACGTTGAGATCTTCTCTCACAAGCTGTTCGAGACTCTTCCAATGCTACGATATCTCATCTACACTCCAAC GTACCATAGTCTACATCATGAAGGCATGGACACAAACTTTTGTCTGTTTATGCCTATCTTTGATGTCTTGGGAAAcacactaaacccaaactcgTGGGAACTCCAAAAGAAGATTCGTTTAGCTGCAG GGGAACAGAAGAGAGTGCCGGAGTTTGTGTTCTTGGCTCATGGGGTAGATGTAATGTCAGCGATGCACGCACCGTTTGTGTTCAGATCGTTCGCTTCAATGCCATACACCACGAGGCTCTTCTTGCTGCCGATGTGGCCATGGACGTTCATGGTAACGTTGGGCATGTGGCTTTGGTCAAAACCATTTATTTACAGCTTCTATACCCTCAGGAACAATCTTTGCCAGTTTTGGGCCGTTCCAAGACTTGGCTTCCAC TACTTCTTACCGTTTGCTAAACAAGGCATTAATAATCATATCGAGGCTGCGATTCTGAGAGCTGATAAGCTTGGTGTTAAAGTTATAAGCTTGGCTGCTCTAAACAAG AACGAAGCTTTAAATGGTGGTGGGACGTTGTTTGTTAACAAGCACCCTGACCTTAGAGTACGTGTGGTCCACGGCAACACGTTAACCGCAGCAGTGATTCTCAATGAAATTTCAAAAGATGTGAAAGAGGTGTTCTTGACGGGAGCCACTTCTAAGCTGGGAAGAGCCATCGCTCTTTACCTCTGTCGTCAGGGAGTGAGAGTTCTC ATGTTGACGTTATCGACGGAGAGGTTCCAAAAGATTCAGAAAGAAGCTCCTGATGAGTTCCAGAACTACCTCGTACAAGTGACCAAATACAACGCTGCTCAACACTGCAAG ACTTGGATCGTTGGGAAATGGTTAACGCCGAGGGAGCAGAGCTGGGCTCCTGCAGGAACGCATTTCCACCAGTTTGTGGTGCCACCAATCCTCAAGTTTAGAAGGAACTGTACTTACGGTGATCTAGCAGCAATGCGGCTCCCTAAAGATGTTCAAGGAGTAGGAACCTGCGAG TAC